DNA from Nitrospirota bacterium:
AGTTAATTTCAGGAAACATATGAAAATAGGTAAACGTATGGAAGTTGCAGTGGCACTCGGAGGAGACCCTATCACAATTTATGCAGCTACAGCTCCATTACCATATGGAATAGAAGAGCTTTTTTTTGCAGGGTATCTCAGGGGTAAGCCTGTTGAAGTAATAAGGGCAAGAACTGTTGACCTCCTTGTTCCAGCACATGCTGAAATTATTCTTGAAGGCTATGTTGAGTTAGGTGAAGAAAGAATTGAAGGGCCTTTTGGAGATCATACTGGCTACTATTCATTGGCTGCAAAGTATCCTGTTTTCCATGTAACATGTATAACGCAGAGAAGAGATCCAATCTATCCAGCAACAATAGTCGGAAAACCACCCATGGAAGATTGTTATATCGGAAAGGCAACTGAGCGGTTATTTCTTCCATTTATCAAGATGCAATTCCCTGAGATCGTTGATATCAATCTGCCAATAGAAGGCGTTTTCCATAATTGTGCCTTAATCTCTATAAAAAAGTCTTACCCCATGCATGCACGTAAAATCATGAATGCCATATGGGGACTTGGCCAAATGATGTTCACGAAATTCATTTTCATATTTGATGAGGATGTAAATGTGCAGAATATTTCAGAGGCTGCGTGGAAGGCTTTTAACAATGTCGATCCTGCACGTGATATAGTGATTGTTGAAGGTCCTCTTGATGTCCTTGATCATTCTGCTCCTAAACCTTTATACGGTTCGAAGATGGGGATTGATGCAACAAAGAAATGGTCTGAAGAAGGGTATCATCGGGAATGGCCGAATGAAATTCATATGTCAGAAGAAATTAAAAAGCTTGTAGATGAAAGATGGAAAGAATATGGATTTAAATAAAATTAATATATACCTTGAGATGATTAAATTTCAGCACAGCATTTTTGCACTTCCATTTGCCTATTTAGGAGCTTTTCTTGCAGGGATGAAAGTCCCTGAGCCTTTGACACTTCTGTGGATAACGATTGCAATGGTTGGTGCTCGAAGCTTTGCTATGGCACTTAACAGGCTGGTTGACATAGAGATAGACCGCAAAAATCCAAGAACTTCAAATCGAGCGTTACCGAAGGGACTTCTTACAGTTTCTAATGCAGTCTTTTTTTCACTTATCAGTCTTGGTATCTTTCTACTCGCAGTTTATAATCTCGCCCCAATTTGCCGTTATCTCTGGCCTTTAGTTGTCATACCCTTTGTCATATATCCATATACGAAACGATTTACATTTCTGTCTCATTTCATACTTGGATTCTGTCTTGGATTGGCACCTATTGGTTCATGGATTGCTATAACCAACACATTTAGTTTTGAGCCTTTTATCATCGGGATGGCAGTTCTCTGCTGGGTTGCTGGGTTTGATATTTTTTATGCAATTCAGGATATTGAATTTGACAGGAAACAGGGACTATATTCAATACCCGCCAAATTCGGGATAACTAAATCTCTTACATTCACAAAAGTTTTGCACACTGTATCTGTAGCGATGTTGATCTGGCTTGGTATAAGGCTTAAACTGGGAGTTTTTTATTTTGCTGGTGTGACTTTAACAGCAGTTCTTCTTGCGTATGAAAACAGCCTGATTAAACCGAATGATTTATCAAAATTAAATATGGCTTTTTTCACCATGAACGGTGTTATCAGTATTTTAATGTTTTGTTTTGTAGCCATTGAAGTCATTATAAGGAGAACGCAGAATGTCTGATTTTGTAATAGGCATCACTGGGGCAAGTGGTAGTATATATGGAATCAGGCTTATCCATGAGCTTTCACTAAAAAACCACCACATTAACGTAATTATCACTTCTGCTGGTAGGATAGTCATTCAGGAAGAACTTGGAGGCTTGGGGAATAGAGAAATAAAAAAAATATTTATTAAAAAAGACAATGTGAAAATCTGGGATGAAATTGATTTCAACGCACCCTTCATAAGTGGCTCAAATGCCCCTGATGCAGTTATAGTTATCCCTTGCAGCATGGGTTCACTTTCTTCTATTGCTAACGGGATTTCAGGGAATGTCCTCGAGAGAGCTGCGGATGTAGTTCTCAAAGAGCGGAAACAACTTATCCTCGTCATACGTGAAACGCCGCTCAGTTTAATACACATTGAGAATATGCTTAAAGCAGCAAAAGCAGGCGCAATAATTTTGCCCGCGATGCCAGCTTTCTATAATCATCCAAAGACACTGGATGATATGGTGAATTTTGTAGTTGGGAAGGTTTTAAGTATTTTATCCATCGAACATAAATTAATCAAAAGGTGGGGAAAGAATAATGTTAATACAAAATAATTTGAAAACAATAACAGAAAAAGTTAATCAGGGCATCCGTCTTAATAAAGAAGATGCATTTACTCTTATGTCATCGAATGATATTGTCACAATAGGGCAACTTGCAAACAAAGTTAAGGAGAGAAAATCAGGGAATTATGCTTATTTTAATGTAAACAGACATATCAACCTGACTAATATCTGTGTATCAAGATGCAAGTTCTGTGCATTCAGTCGTGATAAAAATGACCCTGATGCATATTTGTTAACTACTGAAGAAGTTTTGAAAATAGCTAATTCAGCAACTGACCTGGGGATTACAGAGTTTCATATTGTAAGCGGTCTTCATCCTGATCTTCCGTTTGATTATTATCTTGAAGTAATTTCAAAACTTAAAGAAATTAGGCCTGATGTCCACATTCAGGCATTTACTGCAGTTGAGATCGACTATTTTGCAAAGATAGCAAAACTTTCTGTCAAGGAGGTATTACTAAAATTAAAGGAAGCAGGGCTAGGATCCCTTCCTGGCGGAGGAGCTGAGATTTTTAATCAAAGAGTAAGGGAGGCTGTATGTCCGAAGAAAGCAACCAGTGAGGAGTGGCTGGAAGTTATGAGGATAGCACATAATCTTGGCCTTAAATCCAATGCAACGATGCTTTATGGGCATATTGAGACCATAGAAAATCGAATTGATCATCTCCTGAGATTGAGAGAACTTCAAGATGAGACAGGAGGTTTTCAGTCATTTATTCCACTGCCATTTCATCCAAAAAATACAGCCCTTCCAGAT
Protein-coding regions in this window:
- a CDS encoding menaquinone biosynthesis decarboxylase; protein product: MIFNDLRGFINFLEQKKELVRIKAEVDSNLEVTEITDRISKQSGAALLFENIRGFRYPIAINLFGSYQRIAWALGFNEFSEIVRKFSSLIKTDIDLNLRQKIEALYDLYKLSTSKPKEVKKAPCQEIIIEKEFSLNEYPILKCWPDDAGRFITLPLVITKDPESGKQNMGMYRMQVFDEKSTGMHWHTHHDGAVNFRKHMKIGKRMEVAVALGGDPITIYAATAPLPYGIEELFFAGYLRGKPVEVIRARTVDLLVPAHAEIILEGYVELGEERIEGPFGDHTGYYSLAAKYPVFHVTCITQRRDPIYPATIVGKPPMEDCYIGKATERLFLPFIKMQFPEIVDINLPIEGVFHNCALISIKKSYPMHARKIMNAIWGLGQMMFTKFIFIFDEDVNVQNISEAAWKAFNNVDPARDIVIVEGPLDVLDHSAPKPLYGSKMGIDATKKWSEEGYHREWPNEIHMSEEIKKLVDERWKEYGFK
- a CDS encoding UbiA family prenyltransferase, which gives rise to MDLNKINIYLEMIKFQHSIFALPFAYLGAFLAGMKVPEPLTLLWITIAMVGARSFAMALNRLVDIEIDRKNPRTSNRALPKGLLTVSNAVFFSLISLGIFLLAVYNLAPICRYLWPLVVIPFVIYPYTKRFTFLSHFILGFCLGLAPIGSWIAITNTFSFEPFIIGMAVLCWVAGFDIFYAIQDIEFDRKQGLYSIPAKFGITKSLTFTKVLHTVSVAMLIWLGIRLKLGVFYFAGVTLTAVLLAYENSLIKPNDLSKLNMAFFTMNGVISILMFCFVAIEVIIRRTQNV
- a CDS encoding UbiX family flavin prenyltransferase, which codes for MSDFVIGITGASGSIYGIRLIHELSLKNHHINVIITSAGRIVIQEELGGLGNREIKKIFIKKDNVKIWDEIDFNAPFISGSNAPDAVIVIPCSMGSLSSIANGISGNVLERAADVVLKERKQLILVIRETPLSLIHIENMLKAAKAGAIILPAMPAFYNHPKTLDDMVNFVVGKVLSILSIEHKLIKRWGKNNVNTK
- the mqnE gene encoding aminofutalosine synthase MqnE — protein: MLIQNNLKTITEKVNQGIRLNKEDAFTLMSSNDIVTIGQLANKVKERKSGNYAYFNVNRHINLTNICVSRCKFCAFSRDKNDPDAYLLTTEEVLKIANSATDLGITEFHIVSGLHPDLPFDYYLEVISKLKEIRPDVHIQAFTAVEIDYFAKIAKLSVKEVLLKLKEAGLGSLPGGGAEIFNQRVREAVCPKKATSEEWLEVMRIAHNLGLKSNATMLYGHIETIENRIDHLLRLRELQDETGGFQSFIPLPFHPKNTALPDFKKPMAFENLKMLAVSRLVLDNFPHIKAFWIMLGLKVAQLSLLFGVDDLDGTVVEEKITHAAGAETDQSITKEELLEIISLTGRIPVERDTLYNIIKIYERRNISNPLVEKSKLQEIFQEIET